A single region of the Pontibacter kalidii genome encodes:
- a CDS encoding AGE family epimerase/isomerase produces MKAKQLQGYSHLYKSNLLNDVIPFWLKNSLDKEYGGYFTCLDKAGSVFDTDKFMWLQGRQLWMFSMLYEKVEQKQEWLDTALHGAEFLIQHGRDAEGNWYFSLNREGQPLVQPYNIFSDCFAALGFGALYKAKPEQIYADIAVATFNNILKRRDNPKGVYSKAYPGTRSLKNFSLPMILCNLSLELEHLLGKETVDTLTRDIIHEVMEVFYDSESGLILENVFQDGSFCDSFEGRVVNPGHILEAMWFIADQAVRLKDPQLIHRTKEIALRALEYGWDQKHSGILYFKDIKGHPTQQLEWDQKLWWVHAEALVCMLKAYLHTGDERCWEWFEKLHAYTWAHFPDPEDGEWYGYLNREGKPLLTLKGGKWKGCFHVPRALYQCWMALDAILEKETSLTLQEK; encoded by the coding sequence ATGAAAGCAAAGCAATTGCAGGGGTATAGTCATTTGTATAAAAGCAATTTATTGAATGATGTTATACCATTTTGGTTAAAGAATTCCCTGGATAAGGAGTATGGGGGCTATTTTACCTGCCTGGATAAGGCCGGCTCTGTATTCGACACCGATAAATTTATGTGGTTGCAGGGGCGCCAGCTCTGGATGTTTTCCATGCTGTACGAAAAGGTGGAGCAAAAGCAGGAATGGTTGGATACGGCCCTGCATGGCGCAGAGTTTCTGATCCAGCACGGGCGAGACGCGGAGGGCAACTGGTACTTCTCCCTGAACCGCGAAGGACAGCCCCTGGTACAGCCCTACAATATCTTCTCCGACTGCTTTGCTGCTCTTGGGTTTGGCGCTCTCTACAAGGCAAAGCCGGAACAAATCTACGCCGACATCGCGGTTGCCACTTTCAATAATATCTTAAAAAGAAGGGATAACCCCAAAGGAGTATACAGCAAGGCCTACCCCGGTACCCGATCTCTAAAGAACTTTTCTCTGCCCATGATCCTCTGCAACCTGTCGCTGGAGCTGGAGCACCTGTTAGGGAAAGAAACCGTGGACACCCTGACCAGAGACATCATCCATGAGGTCATGGAGGTGTTCTATGATTCGGAAAGCGGCCTGATTCTGGAAAATGTATTCCAGGACGGCAGCTTTTGTGATTCATTCGAGGGGCGCGTGGTAAACCCGGGCCATATACTTGAAGCGATGTGGTTTATCGCTGACCAAGCCGTGCGCTTAAAGGATCCGCAGCTTATCCACCGAACAAAGGAGATAGCCTTGCGTGCGCTGGAGTATGGCTGGGATCAGAAGCATAGCGGCATTCTATACTTTAAAGACATCAAAGGCCACCCCACGCAGCAGCTGGAGTGGGACCAGAAACTATGGTGGGTGCATGCCGAGGCGCTGGTTTGCATGCTGAAAGCCTACCTCCACACAGGGGATGAGCGCTGCTGGGAATGGTTTGAGAAACTCCATGCCTATACCTGGGCGCATTTCCCTGATCCCGAAGACGGAGAGTGGTACGGGTACCTGAACCGGGAGGGCAAGCCGCTCCTGACGCTAAAAGGCGGCAAGTGGAAGGGCTGTTTCCACGTGCCCCGCGCGCTGTACCAATGCTGGATGGCCCTGGATGCAATTTTAGAAAAAGAGACCAGTTTAACCCTACAAGAGAAATAG
- a CDS encoding sugar MFS transporter has product MANAPVQQVVLEEESKGVKVNYTPALVSLAILYFMMGFITCLNDTLVPFFKEGFTLTYSQSSLVQFYFFLTYGVMSIPAGRIVERVGYKKGMVLGFSIAALGAMLFFPAAIMHQYYLFLAALFVVAIGIVLLQVAANPYITVLGPARTASSRLTLIQGVGSVGTTVAPLFGASFILSGLQEAGASSDAVKYPYLGIAALLVVIALVVSRLHLPTIRAEAKSEVLSDEGRSIFSFRNLKLGVWAIFCYVGAEVSIGTFLTNYIADTLTITEEQANSYVAFYWGGMLVGRLLGSLILKTVRAQVVLSASAITAILLIILSVSSTGNLAVWSMIAVGLCNSIMFATIFSLSVEGLGKYTTKASGILSTAIVGGAIISFSQGFLIDHYTWLISFMLPLGCYLYILFYGVNGYRRQSL; this is encoded by the coding sequence ATGGCCAACGCACCTGTTCAGCAAGTCGTTTTAGAGGAAGAGTCCAAAGGCGTTAAGGTGAACTATACGCCGGCCTTGGTTTCGCTGGCTATCCTTTATTTTATGATGGGTTTCATTACCTGTCTCAACGATACGCTGGTTCCTTTCTTCAAAGAAGGTTTTACCTTAACCTACAGCCAATCCTCCTTAGTGCAGTTCTACTTCTTCCTGACCTATGGGGTGATGTCCATCCCGGCAGGTAGAATTGTGGAACGGGTAGGGTATAAAAAAGGAATGGTACTGGGCTTTTCAATAGCGGCTTTGGGAGCCATGCTTTTCTTCCCGGCCGCCATTATGCACCAGTATTACCTGTTTCTGGCGGCGCTGTTTGTCGTGGCCATTGGCATTGTATTGCTGCAGGTAGCGGCTAACCCCTACATTACCGTGTTAGGGCCGGCGCGAACCGCCTCCTCCCGGCTTACCTTGATCCAGGGGGTAGGGTCTGTCGGCACTACGGTCGCGCCGCTCTTCGGAGCCAGCTTTATCCTCTCAGGTTTACAGGAAGCAGGTGCCTCAAGCGATGCCGTGAAATACCCTTACTTGGGAATAGCAGCCTTATTGGTTGTCATAGCTCTTGTCGTTTCAAGGTTACATCTGCCAACCATTAGGGCTGAGGCAAAATCAGAAGTGCTCTCAGATGAAGGAAGAAGTATTTTTTCTTTCCGTAACCTCAAGCTAGGAGTGTGGGCCATCTTCTGCTATGTGGGGGCAGAAGTGTCCATCGGAACTTTTTTGACCAACTACATTGCTGACACGCTCACCATTACGGAAGAGCAGGCGAACAGCTATGTTGCCTTTTACTGGGGTGGTATGCTGGTAGGGCGCTTGCTAGGTTCGCTGATCTTGAAAACAGTCAGGGCGCAGGTAGTACTTTCTGCCAGCGCGATCACAGCCATACTTCTTATTATTCTGTCTGTAAGCTCAACAGGCAACCTGGCCGTGTGGTCTATGATTGCGGTCGGCTTGTGTAACTCTATCATGTTTGCCACCATTTTCTCCCTGTCGGTAGAGGGGTTAGGGAAGTATACGACCAAGGCCTCCGGTATTCTATCAACCGCTATCGTGGGGGGAGCGATTATCTCCTTTTCACAAGGCTTTCTGATAGACCATTACACTTGGCTCATATCCTTTATGCTGCCGCTGGGGTGCTATCTCTACATCTTGTTTTATGGCGTGAACGGATATCGGCGCCAAAGCCTTTAA
- a CDS encoding RagB/SusD family nutrient uptake outer membrane protein: MKNKFLYIAGLCASLTFMSGCESFLEKEPLDSPAQGTFLNNENAVNVSLNALYRSVNWDYGLVPYQSATDAWADIAILRANDLGEGTFDTYNSHPANLWRNAYVTIQRANTILDGMEPHKNKIPVAAYNRMQAETRILRAWAYHYLAFMFGDAPLITKTLTTEEFKTQVRTPKAEIIAFIYKELDEAGSMLDWAPTERGRVSRAVAMGLKARTALYNKEYTLAKAAAKEVIDDAGLQLNPKFQDLFTRSGQKPNAGGEIMFEILYTDAEVSSRTNLPLGNAARASGGQSGRFPSQRLVDAFEAKDGKRIDESEVYDPQKPRENRDLRLKYTVAMPGDTVSMNLVTFVFDIYNNTTSFRNADGSWMVKSNADFDNPFGPAKSGVGYLWSKYTMTDENAFQSRVSFILMRYAEILLTYAEASIESNTIDEATIEAINQLRSRAKQPPVPVEIQNDQNELRELIRRERTVELAVEGFRWFDIRRWDIADLVMPGKVVGISKSGTDLPPVPNFKTTPEHDLNSIPDYSGQLDQRYTRETRFWDPKLMLLPVPQAERDINSKLTQNNGW; this comes from the coding sequence ATGAAGAATAAATTTCTATACATAGCAGGGCTGTGCGCTTCCTTAACTTTCATGAGCGGGTGTGAAAGCTTCCTGGAGAAAGAGCCCCTGGACTCTCCTGCACAAGGTACTTTCCTGAATAATGAAAATGCGGTGAATGTATCGCTGAATGCCTTGTACCGGTCTGTAAACTGGGACTACGGCTTAGTGCCTTACCAATCGGCTACCGACGCATGGGCCGATATCGCCATCCTGCGGGCAAACGACCTGGGCGAGGGCACCTTCGATACCTATAACTCGCATCCGGCCAATTTGTGGAGAAACGCCTACGTCACCATCCAGCGTGCCAATACGATACTCGATGGCATGGAGCCCCACAAAAATAAAATCCCTGTAGCTGCCTATAACCGCATGCAGGCCGAGACGAGAATTTTGCGGGCATGGGCCTACCATTACCTGGCATTCATGTTCGGAGACGCTCCTTTGATCACCAAGACGCTGACCACAGAAGAGTTCAAAACGCAGGTGCGCACGCCGAAGGCCGAAATCATCGCTTTTATTTACAAGGAGCTGGATGAAGCCGGGTCCATGCTTGACTGGGCACCTACAGAGCGGGGCCGTGTCAGCAGGGCTGTGGCTATGGGCTTAAAGGCGCGCACTGCCCTTTACAACAAGGAGTATACCCTTGCCAAAGCGGCTGCCAAAGAAGTGATCGACGATGCAGGTCTTCAGCTTAACCCGAAATTCCAGGACCTGTTTACGCGCAGCGGACAAAAGCCGAATGCCGGTGGAGAGATCATGTTCGAGATACTGTACACAGACGCGGAGGTGTCGTCCAGAACGAACCTGCCATTGGGTAATGCCGCCCGCGCTTCGGGCGGGCAGTCCGGAAGGTTCCCGTCACAGCGCCTGGTAGACGCGTTTGAGGCAAAAGACGGAAAGCGTATTGACGAATCGGAAGTATACGACCCTCAGAAGCCCCGGGAAAACAGAGACCTCAGGCTAAAGTATACCGTAGCGATGCCGGGCGACACTGTGTCCATGAACCTAGTGACCTTTGTCTTTGACATCTACAACAATACGACCTCTTTCCGCAACGCGGATGGCAGCTGGATGGTGAAGTCTAACGCAGACTTTGACAACCCGTTTGGTCCTGCCAAAAGTGGGGTAGGATACCTGTGGTCGAAGTATACCATGACGGATGAGAATGCCTTTCAGTCGCGGGTGAGCTTTATTCTGATGCGCTATGCCGAAATCCTGTTGACGTATGCGGAGGCCTCCATCGAGTCTAACACCATTGATGAGGCAACCATCGAGGCCATCAACCAGTTGAGGAGCAGGGCCAAGCAGCCGCCTGTACCGGTAGAAATCCAAAACGATCAGAATGAGCTTCGCGAGCTGATCCGAAGAGAGCGCACTGTAGAGTTGGCTGTGGAAGGCTTCCGGTGGTTTGATATTCGTCGCTGGGACATAGCGGATCTGGTGATGCCGGGCAAAGTGGTGGGAATCTCCAAATCCGGCACTGATTTGCCGCCGGTTCCGAATTTCAAGACGACACCAGAGCATGATCTGAACAGCATACCGGACTACAGCGGGCAGCTTGATCAGCGCTACACCCGCGAAACACGCTTCTGGGATCCTAAGCTGATGTTACTGCCTGTGCCGCAGGCAGAGCGAGATATAAATTCTAAGCTCACGCAGAATAACGGTTGGTAG
- a CDS encoding SusC/RagA family TonB-linked outer membrane protein codes for MMRLILTGKRWHYCWLLFLCMAVLQPAAFGQGQAVKGKVQDSKGVPLPGVTVVVKGTDKGTSTNTDGQFSLPQAKQGDVLVFSYIGFANKEVAVTGASELNVVMTEADNKLNEVVVVGYGTQKKVNLTGSVAVVEGKELTKRQVGSTSLALQGTAPGVSVRQQSGVPGGDGGGISIRGVGSINAGSNPLILVDNVEMSLDAVDPNSIESISVLKDAAASAIYGSRAANGVILITTKRGSEGVKVNLSSYVAVQQPTDLPEKVNALDHMKLWDVAQVNSGLPAAFTKQIEEYERLGPDNFARFNTDWKDLVLTNNGLMHNHNINVSAGTEKIKVFASGGYLDQNGLTANTGFKRTDLRFNTDVSLSKRLTASMDLVLNNSERTWPGNSSPTAIIRYMLGMPATAPGRFDTGEWGEGWSNSNPAAQAEDGGFDKYITNSRIISGTLTYRPIDDLELLANYSSNRATSRNRRLQGQYDIYVPDLANNKLDFARPWPNFNAIFDNFDESQRDLVRLQGTYSKALGSHNVKLLTGFSAESFSASNIDAFRQNLISEDFPYLSAGDATGQSLGGGEYEFSMASVYSRINYDYDERYLLELNGRFDASSRFIKENWWELFPSVSAGWRISNESFWDNISNVVNEAKLRVSYGALGNQNVGSYYPTYTSYAKGTPYNYYFNNAINSGYALTTAANPNIQWERSIILDAGLDLALLNNRLSVTADFFKRDIDNMLQLDLIPAYVGLNAPYVNLGKMTNKGWELSLGWKDAVGDLTYQVTGNVSDVKNEIVDLGGREYIAGSRITKEGYAYNSYYGYIAEGLFQSEDEIASAPLHYANTKPGDIRYRDINGDDKIDANDRAVLGNYFPRYEYSLNLSAQYKGFDVTAFFQGVGKMDNYLSGTGTQPFYSASFQGSIYEHQKDYWTPENRDAAFPRLTANSITNNYVTSSFWMRESSFLRLKNVVLGYTIPKSLTDKIKVGSARFYVSGQNLFTWSNYFPGFDPEQRDTGGEFYPIMTTYTTGFNLSF; via the coding sequence ATGATGAGACTTATACTAACCGGAAAAAGATGGCACTACTGCTGGCTTCTTTTTCTATGCATGGCTGTGCTGCAGCCCGCTGCCTTCGGGCAGGGGCAGGCCGTAAAAGGCAAGGTCCAGGATAGCAAAGGGGTGCCACTGCCGGGCGTGACCGTTGTGGTGAAAGGCACTGACAAAGGAACCTCCACGAATACAGACGGGCAGTTCTCCTTGCCGCAGGCTAAACAAGGCGATGTACTGGTGTTTAGCTACATCGGCTTTGCCAATAAAGAGGTGGCCGTAACAGGAGCTTCGGAACTGAACGTGGTTATGACGGAGGCCGACAACAAGCTCAATGAAGTAGTTGTAGTAGGCTACGGCACCCAGAAGAAAGTGAACCTCACGGGTTCGGTGGCCGTGGTGGAAGGCAAGGAACTCACCAAGCGCCAGGTAGGTTCTACCTCGCTGGCCTTGCAGGGAACTGCACCCGGCGTTAGTGTCCGGCAGCAGTCGGGTGTGCCGGGGGGAGACGGCGGCGGGATCAGCATCCGGGGCGTTGGCTCGATCAATGCGGGTTCTAACCCCCTGATCCTGGTAGACAACGTGGAGATGAGCCTGGACGCAGTGGACCCAAACAGCATTGAAAGTATATCTGTGCTCAAAGACGCCGCTGCCTCCGCTATTTATGGTTCCAGGGCAGCGAACGGGGTGATCCTGATCACTACGAAGCGTGGCAGTGAGGGCGTGAAGGTAAACCTGAGCTCGTATGTGGCAGTGCAGCAGCCGACCGATCTGCCGGAGAAAGTAAACGCTCTGGACCACATGAAACTATGGGATGTGGCCCAAGTGAACAGCGGCCTTCCGGCGGCTTTTACAAAGCAAATTGAAGAGTATGAGCGCCTGGGGCCGGATAACTTCGCCAGGTTCAACACCGATTGGAAAGACCTGGTGCTGACCAATAACGGCCTGATGCATAACCATAACATCAACGTTTCCGCCGGTACCGAGAAGATCAAGGTTTTTGCTTCCGGCGGGTACCTGGACCAGAACGGCTTAACAGCCAACACGGGTTTCAAGCGAACAGACCTTCGCTTCAACACAGACGTGTCGCTGAGCAAAAGGCTGACAGCATCGATGGACCTGGTGCTCAATAATTCGGAACGAACCTGGCCAGGCAACTCCTCCCCAACGGCTATCATCCGCTACATGCTGGGCATGCCGGCCACTGCTCCGGGCCGTTTTGATACCGGCGAGTGGGGAGAGGGCTGGTCTAACTCCAACCCGGCCGCACAGGCCGAAGACGGCGGATTTGACAAGTATATCACGAACAGCCGGATCATCAGCGGAACCCTTACCTACAGGCCCATTGATGACCTAGAGTTACTCGCTAACTACAGCTCCAACCGTGCCACGAGCCGCAACCGCAGGCTGCAGGGGCAGTATGACATCTATGTGCCCGACCTGGCTAACAACAAGCTGGATTTTGCCCGCCCGTGGCCTAACTTCAATGCCATCTTTGACAACTTCGATGAGTCGCAGCGGGACCTTGTAAGGCTCCAGGGTACCTATTCTAAAGCACTGGGAAGCCATAATGTGAAGCTGCTGACAGGCTTTAGCGCAGAAAGCTTCTCTGCCAGCAACATCGATGCCTTTCGGCAAAACCTGATTTCGGAGGACTTCCCATACCTGAGTGCCGGGGACGCAACCGGGCAGTCGTTAGGGGGTGGAGAGTATGAGTTCAGCATGGCTTCCGTATATAGCCGCATTAACTACGACTACGACGAAAGATACCTGCTGGAACTGAATGGCCGCTTTGATGCTTCGTCGAGATTTATCAAAGAGAATTGGTGGGAGCTGTTCCCGTCGGTGTCTGCCGGTTGGAGAATCTCTAACGAAAGTTTCTGGGATAACATATCGAACGTGGTGAACGAGGCGAAGCTGCGGGTATCCTACGGAGCCCTGGGTAACCAGAACGTAGGTTCCTACTACCCAACGTATACTTCCTATGCAAAAGGTACTCCCTACAACTACTACTTCAACAACGCCATCAACAGCGGGTATGCGCTTACGACAGCCGCCAACCCGAACATACAGTGGGAAAGATCGATCATTCTGGATGCTGGTCTTGACCTGGCTCTACTTAACAACCGCCTGAGTGTTACGGCCGATTTTTTTAAGCGCGACATTGATAACATGCTGCAGCTGGACCTTATTCCTGCCTATGTAGGTCTCAACGCCCCTTATGTGAACCTTGGTAAGATGACGAATAAAGGCTGGGAACTGAGCCTGGGCTGGAAAGATGCGGTAGGTGATCTCACCTACCAGGTAACCGGTAATGTGTCTGACGTGAAGAACGAGATCGTCGATCTGGGAGGGCGCGAGTATATTGCGGGTTCACGCATCACGAAAGAAGGCTACGCTTATAACTCCTACTATGGCTACATCGCCGAAGGCCTGTTCCAGTCAGAGGACGAGATAGCCAGTGCACCGCTCCATTATGCCAACACCAAGCCAGGCGATATCCGCTACAGGGATATTAACGGAGACGATAAAATTGATGCCAACGACCGCGCGGTGCTGGGTAACTACTTTCCGCGCTACGAGTATAGCCTGAACCTTTCGGCCCAGTATAAAGGCTTCGATGTAACGGCTTTCTTCCAGGGGGTAGGCAAAATGGACAACTACTTGTCAGGCACTGGTACGCAGCCTTTCTACTCGGCAAGCTTCCAGGGCAGTATCTATGAGCACCAGAAAGATTACTGGACGCCTGAAAACAGAGATGCTGCCTTCCCGCGCCTGACTGCCAACAGCATCACCAATAACTATGTCACCTCCTCTTTCTGGATGCGGGAAAGCTCCTTCCTGAGATTAAAGAATGTGGTGCTCGGCTATACGATTCCCAAATCCCTGACCGACAAGATCAAAGTGGGCTCAGCCAGATTCTATGTTAGTGGACAGAACCTGTTTACCTGGAGCAACTACTTCCCAGGGTTCGATCCTGAGCAAAGAGACACAGGCGGCGAGTTCTATCCCATCATGACGACTTATACTACCGGATTTAACCTAAGCTTTTAA
- a CDS encoding M20 metallopeptidase family protein, whose translation MLKEKIQELARQVHPEVVGYRRHLHANPELSFEEYNTSAFVKATLDKLGVPWSPMANTGVVGLIKGEKPSDAVIALRADMDALPIKEANEVPYRSKQVGVMHACGHDAHTSSLLGVAAILQQLRSEFGGTVKLIFQPAEEKIPGGAAQMIKEGVLGSPKPMAVLGQHVMPSLPAGKVGVRPGKFMASSDELYITITGKGGHGAQPQQNIDPIVIASQIILSLQQIVSRAANPKTPTVLSFGKVIANGATNIIPDEVYIEGTFRTMDESWRREAHGRMKKMAEGIAESMGATCDFKILHGYPFLINEEKTTARFRECAAQYLGQEHVEDIDIWMAAEDFAYYSHQADACFYMLGVGNDVKGITSSLHTPTFDLDEDALEIGVGLMAFVALCFLDE comes from the coding sequence ATGCTAAAGGAAAAAATTCAGGAGCTGGCCAGGCAGGTACACCCGGAGGTGGTAGGTTACCGGCGTCACCTTCACGCTAATCCGGAGCTGTCTTTTGAGGAGTACAACACCTCGGCTTTTGTCAAAGCTACGCTGGATAAGCTGGGGGTGCCGTGGAGCCCCATGGCAAACACCGGGGTGGTAGGGCTAATCAAAGGAGAGAAGCCTTCGGATGCCGTGATCGCCTTACGGGCTGACATGGATGCCCTGCCTATCAAGGAAGCGAATGAGGTGCCGTACAGGTCTAAACAGGTTGGCGTGATGCATGCCTGCGGGCACGACGCGCATACTTCTTCCTTACTGGGGGTAGCAGCCATTCTGCAGCAGCTCCGCTCGGAATTTGGGGGCACTGTCAAACTGATTTTTCAGCCAGCCGAGGAAAAGATCCCGGGTGGGGCAGCCCAAATGATCAAGGAGGGGGTGCTGGGGTCACCCAAGCCCATGGCCGTGCTCGGGCAACATGTGATGCCCTCCCTTCCTGCCGGGAAAGTAGGGGTACGGCCAGGGAAGTTCATGGCCTCCAGCGATGAGCTTTACATCACCATTACAGGGAAGGGGGGCCATGGAGCGCAGCCGCAGCAGAACATAGACCCGATCGTGATCGCCTCGCAGATTATTCTAAGTTTGCAGCAGATCGTGAGCAGGGCAGCCAACCCCAAAACGCCTACTGTGCTTTCTTTTGGCAAAGTCATCGCGAACGGAGCTACCAACATTATCCCGGATGAGGTCTACATCGAAGGCACCTTCCGCACCATGGACGAGTCATGGCGCAGAGAGGCCCACGGGCGCATGAAGAAAATGGCGGAGGGGATTGCTGAAAGTATGGGGGCGACCTGCGATTTTAAGATACTGCACGGCTATCCCTTTCTCATCAACGAAGAAAAAACCACCGCAAGGTTCCGGGAGTGTGCAGCCCAATACCTCGGGCAGGAGCATGTAGAAGACATTGACATCTGGATGGCCGCGGAGGACTTTGCTTATTACTCCCATCAGGCGGACGCCTGCTTTTACATGCTAGGAGTGGGTAATGATGTCAAGGGGATCACCTCCTCTTTGCATACCCCCACATTTGATCTGGATGAAGATGCGCTGGAAATCGGGGTGGGCCTGATGGCTTTTGTTGCCTTGTGTTTCCTGGATGAATAA